Proteins encoded within one genomic window of Rhododendron vialii isolate Sample 1 chromosome 1a, ASM3025357v1:
- the LOC131318172 gene encoding NEDD8-specific protease 1, whose product MGKSVADEKILSYNDVVLRPSDLDILNGPYFLNDRIIEFYFSYLSCCYPSEYILLAPPSIAFWISNCPDIDCLKDFLQPLNLSRKSLVILPVNNNNDVTVAEGGSHWSLLVFERTANVFVHHDSYGGINSRHAKRLYKAIVGYMETCDTCRYLAWDRTPQQVNSYDCGLYVTAIAKAICSWYGSGGQRDGDQLWFSVVNDQVTPSVVAEMRKDILRLITSLMADE is encoded by the coding sequence ATGGGAAAATCCGTCGCAGACGAGAAGATTCTCAGCTACAATGATGTGGTACTCAGACCGTCAGACCTCGACATTCTCAATGGTCCATATTTTCTCAACGATCGCATCATTGAATTTTACTTCAGTTACCTTTCTTGCTGCTATCCTTCTGAGTACATCTTACTAGCCCCACCTTCAATTGCTTTCTGGATATCAAATTGTCCAGACATTGACTGCCTCAAGGATTTCTTACAACCCCTCAATCTTTCTAGGAAAAGCCTAGTAATCTTACCCGTCAATAACAACAATGATGTGACTGTAGCTGAAGGTGGGAGTCATTGGAGCTTACTTGTGTTTGAGAGAACTGCTAATGTATTTGTACATCATGATAGTTATGGGGGAATAAATTCAAGGCATGCCAAACGGCTTTATAAAGCTATTGTCGGCTATATGGAGACTTGCGACACTTGTAGATATCTAGCATGGGATAGAACCCCGCAGCAGGTGAACAGCTATGATTGTGGTTTATATGTTACTGCTATTGCAAAAGCTATATGCAGCTGGTATGGAAGTGGTGGACAAAGAGATGGAGATCAGTTGTGGTTTTCGGTGGTGAATGACCAGGTTACTCCGTCCGTTGTTGCTGAGATGCGGAAAGACATTTTGAGGCTGATTACAAGTTTAATGGCCGACGAGTAA
- the LOC131318067 gene encoding arogenate dehydratase 2, giving the protein MAATTPRTLNPPLHNRTHPKSSPRHQNPVTNIKPLSPHSAKHRRVLPLLASLQPNNGNGSQGQNAVELRRLLEDFPDESNSKDLNTLPRPLTSAHLSNVVSNGSRLRVAYQGVHGAYSESAAEKAYPNCEAVPCDQFETAFNAVERWLVDRAVLPIENSLGGSIHRNYDLLLRYSLHIVGEVKLPIRHCLLANHGAKIEDLKRVLSHSQALAQCENTLTKLGMVREAVDDTAGAAKFVAFHKLKDAGAVASSDAARIYGLDILAQDIQDDSDNVTRFLMLAREPIIPGTDRPFKTSIVFSLDEGPGMLFKALAVFAMREINLTKIESRPLQKQALRALDESNNGFPKYFPYLFYVDFEASMADQNAQNALGHLMEMATFLRVLGSYPADISMA; this is encoded by the exons ATGGCGGCGACCACGCCTCGAACCCTTAATCCTCCTCTTCACAACCGAACCCATCCCAAATCGTCACCCCGGCATCAAAACCCAGTCACAAACATCAAACCCCTATCACCTCATTCCGCCAAACACCGCCGTGTCCTCCCCCTCCTGGCTTCGCTCCAGCCCAACAACGGCAACGGATCGCAAGGCCAGAACGCCGTCGAGCTGCGGAGGCTTCTAGAAGACTTCCCCGACGAATCCAATTCGAAAGACTTGAATACCCTCCCAA GGCCTTTGACTTCGGCACATCTATCGAATGTGGTTTCTAATGGGTCTCGCCTTCGAGTGGCTTACCAG GGAGTTCATGGTGCATACAGTGAATCTGCAGCAGAGAAGGCGTACCCCAATTGTGAAGCAGTTCCTTGTGACCAGTTTGAGACAGCTTTCAAT GCTGTTGAACGGTGGCTTGTTGATAGAGCAGTTTTACCGATTGAGAATTCTCTGGGGGGAAGCATCCACAGGAATTATGACCTTTTACTTAGGTACAGTTTGCATATAGTTGGGGAAGTGAAACTTCCAATTCGGCATTGTTTACTAGCTAACCATGGTGCTAAAATAGAAGACCTGAAGAGGGTTCTAAGCCATTCGCAG GCTCTTGCACAGTGTGAGAACACACTAACAAAGTTGGGAATGGTCAGGGAAGCTGTGGATGATACTGCTGGTGCAGCAAAG TTTGTCGCTTTCCACAAACTGAAAGATGCTGGAGCAGTTGCTAGCTCTGATGCTGCCAGGATCTATGGATTGGATATACTTGCCCAAGATATTCAG GATGACTCCGACAATGTCACTCGATTTCTGATGCTTGCAAGAGAACCTATCATTCCTGGCACTGATAGGCCGTTCAAG acaAGTATAGTTTTCTCACTGGACGAAGGTCCTGGAATGCTTTTCAAGGCACTTGCCGTTTTCGCAATGAGAGAGATTAACCTAACTAAG ATTGAAAGTCGTCCACTGCAGAAGCAGGCCTTGAGAGCACTCGATGAAAGTAATAATGGGTTTCCAAA GTACTTCCCTTATCTGTTCTATGTGGATTTTGAAGCGTCAATGGCTGACCAAAATGCACAGAATGCCCTTGGGCATCTAATG GAGATGGCTACGTTCTTGAGAGTACTGGGAAGTTACCCGGCAGACATTAGCATGGCATGA
- the LOC131318450 gene encoding V-type proton ATPase subunit a1-like → MGYIDKLPAMDLMRSEKMTPVQLIIPVESARRAVSYLGQLGLLQFRDLNADKSPFQRTFVNQVKRCAEMSRKLRFFKDQIHKAGLMSAPRPILQPKMELEQLEIQLAEYEHELLEMNNNSEQLRQSYNELLELKIVLQKAGGFLVSSKSHVVSEEIELDDHVYSNEDYADTTSLLEKEMRPGPSNQSGLSFISGIIIRSKVLMFERMLFRATRGNMLFSQAPADEKILDPVSTDMVEKMAFVVFFSGEQAKTKILRICEAFGANCYSIPEDITEQRQLNRVVLSRLSELEATLDAGIRHRNNALTFIGSQLSKWIDMVRREKAVYDTLNMLNFDVTKKCLVGEGWCPIFAKTQIQEVLQRATFDSNSQVGVVFHAMDAVESPPTYFRTNRFTNSFQEIVDAYGVARYQEANPAVYTIITFPFLFAVMFGDWGHGICLLLGALFLISRESKLGSRKLGSIMEMVFGGRYLLLLMSLFSIYCGLIYNEFFSVPYHIFGGSAYKCRDATCSDAHSVGLVKFQDAYPFGVDPSWRGSRSELPFLNSLKMKMSILLGVTQMNLGIILSYFNARFFHNSLDFRYQFLPQMIFLNSLFGYLSMLIVIKWCTGSQADLYHVMIYMFLSPFEDLGDNQLFPGQKALQIILLLLAIIAVPWMLFPKPFILKKLHSERFQGRTYKMLGTSEMDMDVEPHFARQHDEDFNFSEVFVHQMIHSIEFVLGSVSNTASYLRLWALSLAHSELSTVFYEKVLLLAWGYDSIIIRLVGLAVFAFATAFILLMMETLSAFLHALRLHWVEFMNKFYHGDGYKFRPFSFASLTDADD, encoded by the exons ATGGGGTACATAGACAAATTGCCAGCAATGGATCTGATGCGGTCGGAGAAGATGACTCCCGTTCAGCTCATTATCCCCGTCGAGTCCGCTCGCCGTGCCGTCTCCTACCTCGGCCAACTCGGTCTTCTCCAATTCCGGGAC TTAAATGCTGATAAAAGCCCTTTCCAACGAACATTTGTGAATCAG GTAAAAAGATGTGCAGAGATGTCAAGGAAGCTTCGATTTTTCAAAGATCAAATACATAAAGCTGGTCTAATGTCTGCTCCTCGTCCTATTTTGCAACCAAAAATGGAGTTGGAGCAATTAGAG ATTCAACTCGCTGAGTATGAACATGAGTTGTTGGAAATGAACAATAACAGCGAGCAACTACGACAATCCTACAATGAGCTGTTAGAGTTAAAGATTGTACTGCAGAAG GCAGGTGGTTTCCTTGTTTCGAGTAAGAGTCATGTAGTTTCAGAGGAAATAGAACTAGATGATCATGTGTACTCTAATGAGGACTATGCAGATACAACATCTTTACTTGAAAAG GAGATGAGACCAGGACCTTCAAATCAATCTGGTTTAAGCTTCATTAGTGGCATTATCATTAGATCGAAAGTTCTTATGTTTGAGCGGATGTTGTTTCGTGCTACAAGAGGCAACATGCTTTTCAGTCAGGCACCAGCTGATGAAAAAATCCTGGATCCTGTATCAACTGATATG GTTGAGAAAATGGCATTTGTGGTGTTCTTCTCAGGGGAGcaggcaaaaacaaaaatactgaGAATTTGTGAAGCATTTGGTGCAAATTGCTATTCTATACCTGAAGATATAACAGAACAGAGGCAACTAAATCGAGTG GTTTTGTCTCGTCTCTCTGAATTGGAAGCCACCTTGGACGCTGGTATCCGTCACCGAAATAATGCTCTAACATTTATCGGATCTCAGCTATCAAAATGGATTGACATG GTTAGAAGGGAAAAGGCTGTGTATGATACGTTGAATATGCTTAATTTTGACGTGACCAAAAAGTGTCTTGTTGGAGAGGGCTGGTGCccaatttttgcaaaaactcag ATTCAGGAAGTGTTGCAACGGGCAACGTTTGATAGCAATTCACAAGTGGGTGTCGTATTTCATGCGATGGATGCTGTGGAATCACCTCCAACATACTTTAGAACCAACCGCTTTACGAATTCATTTCAGGAAATTGTTGATGCGTATGG TGTTGCTAGATATCAGGAAGCAAATCCGGCGGTGTATACTATTATTACATTCCCATTTCTTTTCGCTGTGATGTTTGGGGACTGGGGTCATGGAATATGTTTGTTGTTGGGAGCCTTATTCCTTATATCTCGCGAAAGCAAGCTTGGGTCACGG AAACTTGGGAGTATTATGGAGATGGTATTTGGCGGCCGCTATTTGCTTCTTTTGATGTCTCTGTTTTCGATTTACTGTGGGCTCATTTACAATGAGTTCTTTTCTGTTCCCTATCATATATTTGGAGGTTCTGCTTACAAATGCCGAGATGCTACATGCAG TGATGCACATTCTGTTGGATTGGTGAAATTCCAAGATGCATACCCGTTTGGAGTCGATCCCAGCTGGCGTGGAAGTCGTTCAGAGCTTCCTTTCTTGAACTCTCTCAAAATGAAGATGTCTATTTTATTGGGTGTCACCCAGATGAACCTAGGAATCATATTAAGTTACTTCAATGCTCGCTTCTTTCATAATTCACTGGATTTTAG GTATCAGTTTTTGCCACAGATGATCTTTCTAAACAGTCTTTTTGGATATCTATCAATGCTTATTGTCATCAAGTGGTGCACCGGTTCTCAAGCTGACCTCTATCATGTAATGATATACATGTTTCTGAGTCCATTTGAGGATCTTGGTGACAATCAGTTGTTTCCGGGCCAGAAAGCACTTCAG ATCATATTGTTGCTTTTGGCGATTATTGCAGTTCCATGGATgctttttccaaaaccattcATTTTGAAGAAGCTTCACTCTGAG AGATTTCAGGGGCGTACATATAAGATGCTTGGAACCTCAGAGATGGATATGGATGTTGAACCACATTTCGCTAGGCAACATGACGAGGATTTCAATTTCAGTGAGGTCTTCGTACATCAAATGATACATTCTATTGAGTTTGTTCTTGGTTCTGTTTCCAATACCGCGTCATACCTTCGGCTTTGGGCTTTAAG CTTGGCCCATTCTGAATTGTCAACTGTTTTCTATGAGAAAGTCCTCCTCCTTGCCTGGGG GTATGACAGCATCATCATTCGGTTGGTTGGTCTGGCGGTTTttgcctttgcaacagcctTCATATTACTAATGATGGAGACCCTTAGTGCTTTCCTTCACGCCTTGCGTCTCCATTGGGTGGAATTCATGAACAAGTTTTATCACGGCGATGGCTACAAGTTCAGACCTTTCTCCTTTGCCTCGTTAACTGACGCCGACGATTAG